The following is a genomic window from Sulfitobacter pontiacus.
CTACGACCGCGTGGCGTCTGTCATCGGTCCCAAGCATTTCTACGACCCCGTTCACGCCCGTATTTTCGAGATCGCCGCCGCGCGGATCGCCAAGAACAACCTTGCCTCCCCCGTGACGCTCAAGGCGTTTATGGAGGATGACGAAGGGCTGAAAGAGCTGGGTGGCCCCGCCTATCTGGTGCGCCTTGCCGGTGCCGCGATCAGCGCCTTTGCCGTGCGCGACTATGCGCAGATGATCTATGATCTGGCGGTGCGCCGCGACCTGATCCAGCTAGGCCGTGACATCGCGGCCAAAGCCGCACAGGTCGATGTCGCGTCAGAGCCGCGCGAACAGATCGTCGAGGCCGAACAGAAGCTCTATAAGCTCGCCGAGCAGGGTCAGACCGAAAGCGGTTTCCAGAGCTTTCTGAAAGCCGTGACCGACGCGGTCAACGTGGCCAATGCGGCCTACCAGCGCGACGGTGGCCTATCCGGTGTCTCTACCGGTCTGATTGATATGGATAAAAAGCTGGGCGGTTTGCACCCCTCTGACCTTTTGATCCTTGCCGGTCGTCCGTCGATGGGGAAAACCTCGCTTGCGACGAACATCGCCTTCAACGTCGCCAAAGCCTACCGCCGGGGCACCTTGCATGACGGCACCGAAGGCGCTGTAGATGGTGGCGTTGTCGGGTTCTACAGCCTCGAGATGAGCGCGGAGCAGTTGGCTGCGCGTATCCTGTCCGAAGCGGCCGAGATCCCGTCCCACCAGATCCGGTCGGGTGATATGACAGAGACCGAATTCCGCCGTTTCGTCGATGCCGCCAAAGCGCTGGAAGCCTGCCCGCTTTATATCGACGACACGCCCGCCCTGCCGATCAGCCAGCTGGCCGCCCGTGCGCGGCGGCTCAAGCGGACGCACGGGCTGGACGTGTTGATTATCGACTACCTCCAGCTGGTACGCGGGACGGGCAAAGGCGAAAACCGGGTGAACGAAATCTCGGAAATCACCATGGGCCTCAAGGCCATCGCGAAAGAGCTCAACATTCCCGTGATCGCCCTGTCGCAGCTGTCGCGTCAGGTGGAAAACCGCGAAGATAAACGCCCGCAGCTGTCGGACTTGCGTGAATCCGGGTCGATCGAACAGGATGCCGACGTCGTGATGTTCGTGTTCCGCGAGGAGTACTATAAGGAACGCGAAAAGCCCGGCGATCACGAGCTGGATAAAATGGCGATCTGGCAAGAAGAGATGGAGCGTCTGCACGGTCGCGCCGAAGTGGTCATCGGCAAGCAGCGTCACGGCCCGATTGGTACTGTCGATCTCAGCTTTGAAGGGCGCTACACCCGCTTTGGCAACCTTGTGAAACCGTGGCAGAGTGAAAATGGCGGCGGCGATCAGGAGTTCTGATCGCCACACCCCGTTAATTTGATGAATACACGCCCTGTGCGGAGGTCAGACAACCGCCGCGCGGGCGATCTCTGTCTCTGACAGGTTGTATTTCGCGGCAAAGCGCTCCCGCGCTGCGATCAGCCTTGGGTCATTGGGTCGCATCCCCAAAGTACGAATAAATTCAATCCGTTGCTGGTGCTTTAGCGCCTCGCGGTCAATCGCCGTCCCCATCGCGCGGTCAATCACGGCCCCGCCGGGGCTGACGTGGAACCACTTGCTGAAATCGCGGAAGTGATGCTGGTTGTGGAGCGTGGTCACATAACGCTCTACCCGCGTTTTTGACACGTTCACATGGGCGGTCATGTGGAACCACTCATAGACCAGAAAGGTCAGCACCCCGCCCACTGGCACGATGGCCACGGCAATCCAGCCCGCCTGCGGCACACCCAATAGGGCAAGAACACCCCACAGCACCCCTCCGTTCACCAGTAGCATCGGCAAAGCGACCCAGATCGGCACGAAAAACAGTTTGGTGTTGGTCGGGAAATCATGATGACCGTAGTGCGCCATATACAGCAGGTTGAATGCCCATTGCGCCCGCGGGGGCGACAGGTGGAACACATAGCGGTGCAGGTTGTATTCATTCAGCATCTGCGCGGCGACCCCCAAGGGGATCAGCGCCCAGACCCATAGCGGCGCGAACAGCGCCAATCCCACCAGCCCCGCCCCACAGGCGACCGCCATCACCACGACGGCCGCATGCGAGAACATGATACGCAAGCGCATCATCAGTGGTGCCCCTTACTCGGGCGACAGGGTTTCATAGCGCAACCCTTTGGCGGTGTCCTTGTCGAACCCCTTCCAATAGCTGTGATCCTCCTTCGGGGTGCCATCCTCGTTCATCGACCAGACCCCGTCGTTGGAGTTTTCGACCAGATCAAGATAGGCCCCCATCTCGGCATCGCCCTTGAGGTGCTGCGCCATCCAGACGGTGGCGAAATGCTGCGCGATGTTGTTCATGCGCACCGTGTCCCAGACCGGATCGGTATAGTGGCCCGACACGTTGAACCCCAGATCAGCGTCATCGCGAAAGGATTCCGCAGGCGCAGGCATCGGGGCCGCCGCATTATGGCCGCCGTTTTCAAAGGTCAGCAAGGCGCGGTCGACGCTGCTGGCGTTTTCCCAAATGGCGCGCACGCCTTTTTCGTAAAGCGATACCATATCCTCGGACCCGGCCATGAACAGCATGGGGATCTGGACGCCCTTCAAGCCTTCGGCATCCCAGAAGCCTGTGTTCATGCCCCAGGGGCCGATCGCGATGGCGGTTTTGATCCTTGGGTCGGGCAGGTTGTTATGCGTCTCGGACCCCGCCTGATGGATGCCCAAAGTGCCATGCGGCCCGCCCCAGCCATAGCCGACCGACGCTTCGGTCACGCCACCACCTGCGGTGATCACCGCGCCGTAGCCGCCCATGGAATAGCCGATCAAACCGGTGTTATCCGCATCCACCAACCCATTGAGAAAAGAGCTTTCGTCTTGCGACAGACGCGCCATTTCATCCAGCACGAAAAGCTGGTCCAGCGACCGGTTCACCAGCGTAGAGCCAAAGGCCGCCTGCGTGCGATAGGTGGAATCCAGGTGATCGATCGACGCCACGACATAGCCCTTCGACGCGATATTCTCGGCCAGATGGGACATCAGGAAGCGGTTGCCGGGATAGCCGTGGGAAACGATGACCAGCGGATAGGCCGCGTCGGGCTGTGCGGGTTCCGCGTCGCGCATGGCTTTGCCTTGCAAGGTGACCTCAGTCTTGCCATCGCGGATGAACGCCTTGATCGCGGTGTCGCCGGTGGCCCCGTCCGCGGCGGGGTACCAGACCTCGACCGTCAGCGGGCGATCATAGCGCGGCAGGGTTTCAGGTTTGTCCGCTGCGGGATCGATGGACAGGATATCGATCTGGTCCTTATGCACCAGGTCAAGCTGGCGCACGCCGATCGCTTCGTCGCCATAGGCCGCCATATCAGGGGCTGTGGGCATCTGGGTATCGATCCGGTTCTCGGCCAGCGCCATAGGCGCGGTCATCGCCGTGACCACCGCCAGCACGGGCCCCGTTGTCATTGTTGAAACTCGCATTGAACTCTCTCCCGTTTTATATCCGGCTACTGCGCGCAGCCTGTCTTTTGTCAGGAACCAAGCTATCGCGTTCGCGCCACCATGCAAGCATCATGCGAAGGTTTCGTTACGTTAGGGAAATGGACCAAACACTCCGCCCGCGTCCCCGCAAGGCGAGGGATTATTGGCCGGTGGCCTTGGTCGTGGCTTGACCTTGGCGGGCATACGGTCAAAACAAATCCCATGACAACAGCCACCCTCTCTATCGACCTCAATGCGATTGCCGCCAATTGGCAGGCGCTGAACAAAATGACCGGCTGCGACACCGGTGCCGTGATCAAGGCAAACGCCTATGGTCTGGGCATTGACCGCGTGGCCCCGGTTCTCGCCGCCCAAGGCGCGCGCAAGTTCTTTGTCGCTGTCGCGGAAGAGGGCGTGGCCCTGCGTCGCGTGTTGGGGCCCGGCCCTGCGATCAACGTCTTTGCGGGGCATATGCCCGGTGACGCCGATATGATCCGGTCCGCCGCACTGACGCCGATGATCAATTCGGTCGACCAGATGATCGCCCATGTCGAAGCCCTGCCCGGCCATCGTTTCGGGGTGCAGCTGAACAGCGGCATGAACCGCCTTGGCATGGACCCCGCGGAATGGGCCGCGCTGCGCGACATCGCCCTGGCGCAGAACCCGACCTTGATCATGTCGCATCTGGCCTGCGCGGATGAACCGAACCACCCGATGAATGCCCGCCAACTCAAGACCTTCCGCGAGATGACGGATGGGTTGGACGTGCCACGATCCTTGGCCGCGACGGGGGGGATCATGCTTGGCCGTGACTACCACTTTGACCTGACCCGCCCGGGCATCGGGGTCTACGGCGGATTGCCCTTCGCCGATGCGATGCCGGTGGTGACGCTGGATGTGCCTGTCATTCAGGTGCGCGAAGTCGCCACGGGCCAGACCGTCGGCTATGGCTGCGCCTGGACGGCACCCCGCCCGACATTGGTCGCGACGGTTGCTGCGGGTTATGCCGACGGGTTGATCCGCGCCTTGGGCAACGGGGCCACTTTCACCCACGAGGGGCGCAAACTGCCCGTTGTTGGCCGTGTCTCTATGGATCTGATCACCGTCGATGTGACCAACCTGACAGAGGTGCCAGAGCATTTGCAGCTGATCGGGAACTATCAGTCTGTTGATACGGTCGCCGGGTTTGCGGGCACCATCGGCTACGAGGTGCTGACCGCGCTTGGCGCGCGCTATGACCGGGTCTATGTGGAGTGATGGGGCACGCCCCCGCGCAGATCGCTTTGATATGCTGCTGCGCGTCGCAAACCTGTCTCTGCTGATCCTCTACCCTGTTGCATGGGCCGCGCCCCTTTTGCGGGCGGGCGTGCTGCCGCTGTTCGGGCTCACCGAAATCTCTGTCCTGAGCGGTCTGAAATCCCTTTGGGACACCGACCTGTTTCTGGCGATGATCGTCGCGTTTTTTGCCCTTATCGCACCCTATGTGAAGACCGTCGGCCTGACGCTGGTTCAGTTCCACCTGATCGGCCCACGCGCCCTTCCCGTCTTGCAGACAATCGGCAAATTGGCGATGGCGGATGTGTTTCTGATCGCGCTTTATGTGACCCTGTCAAAGGGGATAGGCATCGGGCGGATCGAGACGGCTTGGGGGCTATACCTGTTCACAGGCTGCATCCTCGCATCCCTGTTTATCGGGCACCGCGCGCAGAAAATCGCCTAAGCAAGCCGGCGTTTTCACGCGACCAATCCACCCGCCTGGGTAGAATTGCTCGGAATTTCCCAAGTAAATTCGATTCATTTACGGAAATTTCAAGATTTTCTTCGCCTTTTGCCAACATCGGCATATTCTTGCTTACAACAGCAACTCAAGCACAAGGTGAGACAGATGAACGCGTTGACGGCACTTATTCAGTATCTTTTTCAAAGACTCGCATTCGCGGTTTTCGCTGTTGCCGCCGTGGCGATCACCGTCTGTACCGTTATGGCCGCGCTTAGCCAATGGGCCTGGATTGAACTGCCGCTCAACTATGACGGGCAACCCGTTGAGAATGCAGGGATGTATGCGCAGATCGGCCTGACCATTCTGGCCGTGGGCATCTGCTTTTTCATCCCCACCAACCGCCGCATCATGCAGCTTGAGACATCGCACCGCAAATTTGCGCTGAACATGGATGACATCACCCGCGCCTACGGGGCGGTGCATGCGGCGGATCGGGGTGACGTTTTTCACATGTCTTCCGAATTCGACTCGGTCCGCGAACGGCTGGCCTATCTGCGCGATCACCCTGATCTCAGCACGCTTGAACCCGCCCTTCTGGAAGTCG
Proteins encoded in this region:
- a CDS encoding replicative DNA helicase, with protein sequence MNEISSIDGNQLTVQAAETMPHSIEAEQQLLGAILTNNDIYDRVASVIGPKHFYDPVHARIFEIAAARIAKNNLASPVTLKAFMEDDEGLKELGGPAYLVRLAGAAISAFAVRDYAQMIYDLAVRRDLIQLGRDIAAKAAQVDVASEPREQIVEAEQKLYKLAEQGQTESGFQSFLKAVTDAVNVANAAYQRDGGLSGVSTGLIDMDKKLGGLHPSDLLILAGRPSMGKTSLATNIAFNVAKAYRRGTLHDGTEGAVDGGVVGFYSLEMSAEQLAARILSEAAEIPSHQIRSGDMTETEFRRFVDAAKALEACPLYIDDTPALPISQLAARARRLKRTHGLDVLIIDYLQLVRGTGKGENRVNEISEITMGLKAIAKELNIPVIALSQLSRQVENREDKRPQLSDLRESGSIEQDADVVMFVFREEYYKEREKPGDHELDKMAIWQEEMERLHGRAEVVIGKQRHGPIGTVDLSFEGRYTRFGNLVKPWQSENGGGDQEF
- a CDS encoding sterol desaturase family protein produces the protein MMRLRIMFSHAAVVVMAVACGAGLVGLALFAPLWVWALIPLGVAAQMLNEYNLHRYVFHLSPPRAQWAFNLLYMAHYGHHDFPTNTKLFFVPIWVALPMLLVNGGVLWGVLALLGVPQAGWIAVAIVPVGGVLTFLVYEWFHMTAHVNVSKTRVERYVTTLHNQHHFRDFSKWFHVSPGGAVIDRAMGTAIDREALKHQQRIEFIRTLGMRPNDPRLIAARERFAAKYNLSETEIARAAVV
- a CDS encoding dienelactone hydrolase family protein, whose product is MTTGPVLAVVTAMTAPMALAENRIDTQMPTAPDMAAYGDEAIGVRQLDLVHKDQIDILSIDPAADKPETLPRYDRPLTVEVWYPAADGATGDTAIKAFIRDGKTEVTLQGKAMRDAEPAQPDAAYPLVIVSHGYPGNRFLMSHLAENIASKGYVVASIDHLDSTYRTQAAFGSTLVNRSLDQLFVLDEMARLSQDESSFLNGLVDADNTGLIGYSMGGYGAVITAGGGVTEASVGYGWGGPHGTLGIHQAGSETHNNLPDPRIKTAIAIGPWGMNTGFWDAEGLKGVQIPMLFMAGSEDMVSLYEKGVRAIWENASSVDRALLTFENGGHNAAAPMPAPAESFRDDADLGFNVSGHYTDPVWDTVRMNNIAQHFATVWMAQHLKGDAEMGAYLDLVENSNDGVWSMNEDGTPKEDHSYWKGFDKDTAKGLRYETLSPE
- the alr gene encoding alanine racemase translates to MTTATLSIDLNAIAANWQALNKMTGCDTGAVIKANAYGLGIDRVAPVLAAQGARKFFVAVAEEGVALRRVLGPGPAINVFAGHMPGDADMIRSAALTPMINSVDQMIAHVEALPGHRFGVQLNSGMNRLGMDPAEWAALRDIALAQNPTLIMSHLACADEPNHPMNARQLKTFREMTDGLDVPRSLAATGGIMLGRDYHFDLTRPGIGVYGGLPFADAMPVVTLDVPVIQVREVATGQTVGYGCAWTAPRPTLVATVAAGYADGLIRALGNGATFTHEGRKLPVVGRVSMDLITVDVTNLTEVPEHLQLIGNYQSVDTVAGFAGTIGYEVLTALGARYDRVYVE
- a CDS encoding paraquat-inducible protein A, yielding MWSDGARPRADRFDMLLRVANLSLLILYPVAWAAPLLRAGVLPLFGLTEISVLSGLKSLWDTDLFLAMIVAFFALIAPYVKTVGLTLVQFHLIGPRALPVLQTIGKLAMADVFLIALYVTLSKGIGIGRIETAWGLYLFTGCILASLFIGHRAQKIA
- a CDS encoding DNA repair protein, with the protein product MNALTALIQYLFQRLAFAVFAVAAVAITVCTVMAALSQWAWIELPLNYDGQPVENAGMYAQIGLTILAVGICFFIPTNRRIMQLETSHRKFALNMDDITRAYGAVHAADRGDVFHMSSEFDSVRERLAYLRDHPDLSTLEPALLEVAAQMSHISKELATVYADEKIERARNFLKQRQEEVNLFNSRLDQAKGITSEMKHWLHEVELEESVAAAQLDRLRAEMREIMPELGIERRVSADEMARDSRVVELPPKAAE